The DNA segment TACTGTTAGCTTTATTACTACGTTCATTTCACTTTTATTGTTAGAGTCCAATGATTTCGGTTTTGTTACATGGAGTTGTTAACTGAAAAAAACTGTTAATGTTAATGTGATGtattttgaattggttattagTTAATGAATGTGTTCTGTTTTCGGCGTGCCATATGACGTCTCCGATAAATACATAAAGCAATAACGCATTCTTCAAATTAAATGATACATGATAAACAAAATAtccaaataacttaaaaaaacaaTGTACACCCAATGACATATTAATGGAAACACGATAAAGCAATATGGAACGCAAACATACATAACCAAAATACAACTCGAATCGTACAGATACATGAAAGACATAAATAAAGGTGGCTAAGATAAAACactaatcataaaataaaggCATATATCATACACAAGTCATCTAAATAGGTGCGAACCGGTGCCGCAACGACGGGGAACCCGTGTCCTATAGCCTCTCCGAATAAACGGCTCCTCGTCCTCCATCTCATCCTCGTTGTCATCTGGTGCTGGCTGTGCAGGTGGCCTAGGCTGTACATCTAAAGGTCGTGAGGTGGACCCTGAAGGAAATGACTCTCCTTGGACGGGTGCCTTAGACGGACCGGCAATTGAATTTGACCCAGCAGTATATGCGGAAGGAGGGGTACCACCCAATGCAAAATAATCAGGAGCAGCTACGGTAGGAGGCTCGTTCAGATCGACATCTAACGGTGCCTGTGTCCCAGTTACCGGACCCCGCCGACGTGCCAGCTCATCCTCCTGCATAATGGCACTGATCTCGTCTAGGAAGTGTGATCTTCCGAAATCCGCATCAAGACCATCACCGGCCAGGAAGTCTGCATACATCGTCCCCGGGCTAACCTATGGGGTACTATCCTGAAGTGTCTGGTCGTCACCGGGGACACACACGAAGTACTCGCATAGCAGCCCTAAACCAAGTCCACCGCCACCCTGGCTAGAACCATCTCCCATACCGGACCCGTACCACTCTCCATCATGCCCGCCGTGATGGGGACTAACACCCCCTACTCCAGCATGGCCTGCATCGTCTCCCCCGTCTGGACCGTGCTGATGACCGCCGTCATCATCGTCACTGTGATCACCTTGATCATGCCCCGCACCACGCGCTCTACGTCTACTGCCACGCCCTCGTCGTCCACCTTTACCCCTACCCGCCGCGTCACCCTCCTCCATAGCCTAGTCCAGCCACCTCCACTCACGCTGG comes from the Arachis duranensis cultivar V14167 chromosome 7, aradu.V14167.gnm2.J7QH, whole genome shotgun sequence genome and includes:
- the LOC107458013 gene encoding glycine-rich protein DOT1-like, translating into MEEGDAAGRGKGGRRGRGSRRRARGAGHDQGDHSDDDDGGHQHGPDGGDDAGHAGVGGVSPHHGGHDGEWYGSGMGDGSSQGGGGLGLGLLCEYFVCVPGDDQTLQDSTP